The following proteins are encoded in a genomic region of Tenacibaculum sp. 190524A05c:
- a CDS encoding SprB repeat-containing protein, with translation MKNLKNLILLFVLLISSTFNLFGQTPDPADDNNIYYQITINGPSAVLSSGLSESAPIQSTNATTGAVNITASGGTPPYRYFLYKSGTSAHVATGSIASNNGSQEITGLGHGTYYVDIYDANYSGSLTNPTYSASNCNNKRSTTVLLANPNPLFINASIRTVIDCKGEKGAINVDVKGGVQPTVNSGNYRVELLLGGVLQATKFASFNATTNQRVFFDNLSAGNYSVRVTDRFINNTDTQSLSEPSAFVTFQKITNSEVDATCNGVSNGKVTVKAGGGTPPYSVFLDGSSSAYATFSTTSNFQITGLGAKSYTLKVKDSNGCTPVGDPTYTFTIGEPDELQAINPIATTTVSQGTSSGGTIQVEVIGGTEAYTYELKQGSTTYTNFTIESLPGNREKVKFLNLSKGTYSFKVTDSKGCEDTITSIQVKNPAILEIPFTSANATCFGTDGNINISASGGFTNNYRYEWFKKSGATFNKLNSLTGNSENISAGIYKITVSVLSTSNSVLESKDTPEITITQPTQITLDSSTAITHLGCKGNGSGAITLGNVTGGTPLSGNNYNYSWTNSSWSTNRTTRNLTGLAAGVYEVTISDAVAGCSITRSFTVEEPSSELTVSLRGAVTNPSINSANLGGVAPDGKIEVNVSGGWGDYTYKWTNGSGTVVSTDKDLLNVGAGIYSLEVTDKDGRGNTCVDTSIMETLTEPAELKITINTRTGGELFCNGNSDGSLEVSVTGGTGNYNYAWYKKNGASRDFISGQSGTINDSTLATITGLSAGTYGVRINMTNANGTVINYSNPDFNLTEPTKLELNRANVQVNTIDCFGESGSVTIAATGGTQNYIYFLSKNSVLTNPSGTAFTGTSTTVSGLSEGTYSIEIRDQNGCRIRKSDNSLDTIDFTLTEPDELQIISGSTVATDASGFNIADGTIMLAVNGGTPSYFYRISRGGAAYSSWTTFNSSTVITGLAADNYSVQIKDANDCLLKESGSTKTLDFTINQPDELLVSFNTNPVTTRCNGETTVLNPTISGGFLSTPTTDYTYAWSLANDPTNTVIHTERSLIRGKGRYKLVVTDSNGNFNSATVEVVDNPLLEIQYTASDVSNVSCFGGNDGSINVSVTGGTGSYDYKWSNNATTQDLNNLTAGSYTLTVEDTNGCKADVTIVITEPATSVAIDTSSENIVNVTGFGKSDGSITVLGLADSGTPFVDVSGTKYYQYSLANKVTGVVVGTTSTVTGLAGSVSGIVYTMTVTDANGCSVSKDYTITQPEALVVSVVVSSEIACNGEQGTLSSTVTGGFLNPSSNYTYAWSLASDATNTVIGTNSTLTAVAGSYKLVVTDSNGNTAEFTATLTENPLLEIQYTASDVSNVSCFGGNDGSINVSVTGGTGSYDYKWSNNATTEDLNNLTAGSYKLTVEDTNGCKADVTIVITEPATSVAIDTSSENIVNVTGFGKSDGSITVLGLADSGTPFVDVSGTKYYQYSLANKVTGVIVGTTSTVTGLAGSVSGIVYTMTVTDANGCSVSKDYTITQPEALVVSVIVSSEIACNGEQGTLSSTVTGGFLNPSSNYTYAWSLASDATNTVIGTNSTLTAVAGSYKLVVTDSNGNTAEFTATLTENPVLAISYSASDVSNVSCFGGNDGSINVSVTGGTGSYDYKWSNNATTEDLNNLTAGSYTLTVEDTNGCKADVTIVITEPATSVAIDTSSENIVNVTGFGKSDGSITVLGLADSGTPFVDVSGTKYYQYSLANKVTGVVVGTTSTVTGLAGSVSGIVYTMTVTDANGCSVSKDYTITQPEALVVSIVVSSEIACNGEQGTLSSTVTGGFLNPSSNYTYAWSLASDATNTVIGTNSTLTAVAGSYKLVVTDSNGNTAEFTATLTENPVLAISYSASDVSNVTCYNGNDGSINITVTGGTGAGTYTYEWSNGATTEDINTLVAGDYEIRVTDNNGCRTSQTITITQPDTYEIVVDKFVRPTGFGVSNGEISLIVNGGTDPKTYSWKNESGTEFSTSLNISGLAAGKYFFTSTDANNCVLTAEYNLDQPDPLLISIKEIGAIQCNGDSSGMLELETSGGFGGNVYSWFNATTNTQIGGNSTSISNLLAGSYYVRVVDAGGNETTSTTYTITQPTLLQVSSSKTDLSCFESSNGEISLTATGATGPYFYRSRKDGGAYSSWIQFNGNTTISGLTIGTYDVQIKDSNDCLLKDSSGFTQTLNFVLTQPNILAVTEVITNVTGFGLSNGDVNITVTGGTLPYSFIWKNASGTVIANTEDVSNLPAGSYSVDIEDAQGCTISDSYTITQPDLLVISIREIGAIQCNGDTSGTLELETTGGIGGNVFTWFDASSNTQIGSNSSTITNLSAGSYYVRVVDANGNQATSSTYTITEPTLLQVSSSKTDLSCFESANGEISLTATGATGPYFYRYRKDGGAYGAWNQFAGSTTLSGLSIGNYDVQVRDSNNCVLQESGSDKIISYTLTQPDILAVTEIITNVTGFGLSNGDLNITVTGGTLPYKFTWKDASGTVIANTEDVSNLPAGSYSIDIEDAQGCTISDSYTITQPDLLVISIREIGAIQCNGDTSGTLELETTGGIGGNVFTWFDASSNTQIGSNSTTITNLSAGSYYVRVVDANGNQATSSTYTITEPSLLQISSSKTDLSCFESANGEISLTATGATGPYFYRYRKDGGAYGAWNQFAGSTTLSGLSIGNYDVQVRDSNNCVLQESGSDKIISYTLTQPDILAVTEVITNVTGFGLSNGDVNITVTGGTLPYNFTWKDASGTVIANTEDISNLIAGSYSLELIDAQGCIVNRTYTITQPDALQVQVTQQSIVLCKDDNTANISSVVTGGVLPYSYQWFAQGNTNILDTSSSLSGIGVGTYYVIVTDAQNNVTQSSNVTVTEPEVLAVTLDAQSAGCGTDNDWTITANPTGGTPPYSYFWNSGEKTQTIQNKSLGTYFVYITDANGCQITENIVLENNSPLNVQETITDIICFNECTGEIDLTIEGGVAPYSIVWSSGQTTENISGLCSGEYTVQITDLAGCSIVKTYSLQNPAEITFELIPNDVTLCVGESIEYDVTMNGVVDYSWTSTNGFTSNDSVVELSEEGEYTLTITTTEGCTVSKSVTITKSDAVVDAQFIVSSQAFVGEEIAIINLSNPISSEVEWEIPSNVEVIQKEKEGLILKFNAPGDYVLSLKSIEGNCTKKATKTITVLKERFLTDVGDAATPFIKEFKVYANPNQGQFKVDVELEKEAEISLRLFGLGANNVVVDKTLNGQKEYTVDYDMNTSAGIYILLLETPKAKRIRKVIIE, from the coding sequence ATGAAAAATTTGAAGAATTTAATATTATTATTTGTTTTACTAATAAGTTCTACATTCAACTTATTTGGTCAAACCCCAGATCCTGCTGATGATAATAACATTTATTATCAAATAACTATTAACGGGCCATCAGCTGTTTTATCATCAGGGCTATCAGAATCGGCTCCAATACAATCTACCAATGCCACAACTGGAGCTGTTAATATTACAGCATCTGGAGGTACACCACCGTATAGGTATTTCTTATATAAATCAGGAACTTCAGCTCATGTCGCTACAGGAAGTATTGCTAGTAATAATGGATCTCAAGAAATAACAGGATTAGGACATGGGACTTATTATGTAGATATTTATGATGCAAATTATTCTGGTAGTTTAACTAATCCTACATATAGCGCAAGTAATTGTAATAACAAGAGGAGTACTACAGTACTTCTGGCTAATCCTAACCCTTTATTTATTAATGCTTCGATTCGAACAGTAATTGATTGTAAGGGAGAAAAAGGAGCAATTAATGTAGATGTTAAAGGAGGAGTTCAACCCACAGTAAATAGTGGGAATTATAGGGTAGAACTATTATTAGGTGGCGTACTTCAAGCAACAAAGTTTGCTAGTTTTAATGCAACAACAAACCAACGTGTATTTTTTGATAATTTGTCTGCTGGAAATTATTCTGTAAGAGTTACTGATAGATTCATTAACAATACGGATACCCAGTCATTATCAGAACCTAGTGCGTTTGTAACTTTTCAAAAGATTACAAATAGTGAGGTAGATGCAACTTGTAATGGAGTTTCTAATGGTAAGGTTACTGTTAAAGCTGGAGGTGGAACACCTCCTTATAGTGTATTCTTAGATGGAAGCAGTTCTGCTTATGCTACATTCTCTACAACAAGTAATTTTCAAATAACAGGATTAGGAGCTAAATCGTATACGTTAAAGGTTAAAGATTCAAATGGGTGTACTCCAGTTGGTGATCCTACATATACATTTACAATTGGAGAACCAGATGAATTACAGGCGATAAATCCTATCGCAACAACTACTGTTAGTCAAGGAACTTCAAGCGGAGGAACTATTCAAGTTGAAGTAATTGGAGGAACTGAAGCGTACACTTATGAATTAAAACAAGGCTCTACAACATATACGAACTTTACAATTGAAAGTTTACCAGGAAATAGAGAAAAGGTTAAATTTTTAAATTTATCGAAAGGAACATATTCTTTTAAAGTCACGGATAGCAAAGGATGTGAAGATACAATTACATCTATTCAGGTTAAAAACCCAGCAATTCTTGAAATTCCATTTACTTCGGCTAATGCTACTTGTTTTGGAACTGATGGAAATATTAATATTAGTGCTTCTGGAGGATTCACCAATAACTATCGATATGAATGGTTTAAAAAATCTGGAGCTACTTTTAATAAGTTGAATTCTTTAACTGGTAATTCAGAGAATATTAGTGCTGGAATCTATAAAATTACAGTTAGTGTTTTATCAACCTCTAATTCTGTACTGGAATCGAAGGATACTCCGGAAATAACGATTACACAACCAACTCAGATTACTTTAGATTCTTCCACGGCGATTACACATTTAGGATGTAAAGGAAATGGGAGTGGAGCAATTACTTTAGGTAATGTAACAGGAGGAACTCCATTATCTGGTAACAATTACAATTATAGCTGGACAAATTCAAGCTGGTCAACAAACAGAACTACTCGAAATCTTACAGGATTAGCTGCAGGTGTGTATGAAGTTACAATTTCTGATGCTGTAGCCGGATGTTCTATAACAAGATCATTTACTGTTGAAGAACCTTCTTCTGAACTTACAGTAAGTTTAAGGGGAGCAGTAACTAATCCATCAATTAATTCAGCGAATCTCGGAGGAGTAGCTCCAGATGGTAAAATTGAAGTGAATGTTTCTGGTGGTTGGGGTGATTATACATATAAATGGACCAATGGATCAGGAACAGTTGTTAGTACAGATAAAGATTTATTAAATGTAGGTGCTGGAATTTATTCTTTAGAAGTTACGGATAAGGATGGAAGAGGAAATACTTGTGTTGATACTTCAATCATGGAAACACTAACCGAACCAGCTGAACTAAAAATTACTATAAATACAAGAACTGGAGGAGAATTATTTTGTAATGGAAATAGTGATGGTAGTTTAGAAGTTTCTGTGACTGGAGGAACAGGAAATTATAACTACGCTTGGTATAAAAAGAATGGAGCGTCAAGAGATTTTATATCTGGGCAATCAGGAACTATTAATGATTCTACTCTTGCAACAATTACAGGTTTATCAGCTGGAACTTATGGTGTACGAATCAATATGACTAACGCAAATGGTACAGTTATTAATTATTCAAATCCTGATTTCAATTTAACTGAACCAACGAAGTTAGAATTAAACCGAGCAAATGTTCAAGTGAATACAATAGATTGTTTTGGAGAATCAGGTTCAGTAACAATAGCTGCTACTGGTGGTACTCAAAACTATATTTATTTTTTAAGTAAAAATAGCGTTTTGACTAATCCATCTGGTACTGCTTTTACAGGAACCAGTACAACAGTATCAGGATTATCAGAAGGAACTTATTCAATTGAAATTCGAGATCAGAATGGTTGTCGAATTAGAAAGAGTGATAATTCATTAGATACAATTGACTTTACTCTTACAGAACCAGATGAGCTACAGATTATTTCTGGTAGTACGGTTGCAACAGATGCATCTGGATTTAATATTGCAGATGGTACTATAATGTTAGCAGTTAATGGAGGTACACCATCATATTTTTATAGAATTAGTCGTGGTGGAGCAGCTTATAGTTCTTGGACTACATTTAATTCATCAACCGTAATAACAGGATTAGCAGCAGATAATTATAGCGTGCAAATCAAAGATGCAAATGACTGTTTATTAAAAGAATCAGGAAGTACAAAAACTTTAGATTTTACAATTAATCAACCGGATGAGTTATTAGTTAGTTTTAATACAAATCCAGTAACAACAAGATGTAACGGAGAAACAACAGTACTTAACCCGACAATAAGTGGTGGGTTTTTGTCGACTCCAACAACTGATTATACTTATGCTTGGTCATTAGCTAATGATCCAACAAATACAGTTATCCATACAGAAAGAAGCTTAATTCGAGGAAAAGGTAGATACAAGTTAGTGGTGACTGATTCGAATGGAAACTTTAATTCTGCAACTGTTGAAGTAGTAGATAACCCACTTTTAGAAATACAGTATACTGCATCAGATGTAAGCAATGTTAGTTGTTTTGGAGGTAATGATGGAAGCATAAACGTTAGTGTAACAGGAGGAACAGGATCGTATGATTATAAATGGAGTAACAATGCAACAACTCAAGATCTTAATAATCTTACAGCAGGATCATATACGTTAACAGTTGAAGATACTAATGGATGTAAGGCTGATGTAACTATAGTAATTACAGAGCCAGCAACAAGTGTGGCTATTGATACAAGTTCAGAAAATATAGTTAATGTAACAGGTTTCGGAAAGTCTGATGGAAGTATTACAGTTTTAGGCTTAGCAGATTCAGGGACACCATTTGTTGATGTTTCAGGAACAAAATATTATCAGTATTCATTAGCAAACAAAGTTACTGGAGTTGTAGTAGGTACAACAAGTACAGTAACAGGGTTAGCAGGTTCAGTTTCAGGAATTGTTTATACAATGACAGTAACTGATGCTAATGGATGTTCAGTAAGTAAGGATTATACAATTACTCAACCCGAAGCATTAGTTGTTAGTGTAGTTGTTAGTAGTGAGATTGCATGTAATGGAGAACAAGGAACATTGAGTTCTACAGTTACAGGAGGATTCTTAAATCCAAGTTCGAATTATACCTATGCATGGTCATTAGCAAGTGATGCTACAAATACTGTAATCGGAACCAATAGTACCTTAACAGCAGTAGCAGGAAGTTATAAGTTAGTTGTAACTGATTCAAATGGAAATACTGCTGAATTTACAGCTACATTAACTGAAAACCCACTTTTAGAAATACAGTATACTGCATCAGATGTAAGCAATGTTAGTTGTTTTGGAGGTAATGATGGAAGCATAAACGTTAGTGTAACAGGAGGAACAGGGTCGTATGATTATAAATGGAGTAACAATGCAACAACTGAAGACCTTAATAATCTTACAGCAGGATCATATAAGTTAACAGTTGAAGATACTAATGGATGTAAGGCTGATGTAACTATAGTAATTACAGAGCCAGCAACAAGTGTGGCTATTGATACAAGTTCAGAAAATATAGTTAATGTAACAGGTTTCGGAAAGTCTGATGGAAGTATTACAGTTTTAGGCTTAGCAGATTCAGGGACACCATTTGTTGATGTTTCAGGAACAAAATATTATCAGTATTCATTGGCAAACAAAGTTACTGGAGTTATAGTAGGTACAACAAGTACAGTAACAGGGTTAGCGGGTTCAGTTTCAGGAATTGTTTATACAATGACAGTAACTGATGCTAATGGATGTTCAGTAAGTAAGGATTATACAATTACTCAACCCGAAGCATTAGTTGTTAGTGTAATTGTTAGTAGTGAGATTGCATGTAATGGAGAACAAGGAACGTTGAGTTCTACAGTTACAGGAGGATTCTTAAATCCAAGTTCGAATTATACCTATGCATGGTCTTTAGCAAGTGATGCTACAAATACTGTAATCGGAACCAATAGTACCTTAACAGCAGTAGCAGGAAGTTATAAGTTAGTTGTAACTGATTCAAATGGAAATACTGCTGAATTTACAGCTACATTAACTGAAAATCCAGTATTAGCAATTTCATATAGTGCATCAGATGTAAGCAATGTTAGTTGTTTTGGAGGTAATGATGGAAGCATAAATGTTAGTGTAACAGGAGGAACAGGGTCGTATGATTATAAATGGAGTAACAATGCAACAACTGAAGACCTTAATAATCTTACAGCAGGATCATATACGTTAACAGTTGAAGATACTAATGGATGTAAGGCTGATGTAACTATAGTAATTACAGAGCCAGCAACAAGTGTGGCTATTGATACAAGTTCAGAAAATATAGTTAATGTAACAGGTTTCGGAAAGTCTGATGGAAGTATTACAGTTTTAGGCTTAGCAGATTCAGGGACACCATTTGTTGATGTTTCAGGAACAAAATATTATCAGTATTCATTAGCAAACAAAGTTACTGGAGTTGTAGTAGGTACAACAAGTACAGTAACAGGGTTAGCAGGTTCAGTTTCAGGAATTGTTTATACAATGACGGTAACTGATGCTAATGGATGTTCAGTAAGTAAAGATTATACAATTACTCAACCCGAAGCATTAGTTGTTAGTATAGTTGTTAGTAGTGAGATTGCATGTAATGGAGAACAAGGAACGTTGAGTTCTACAGTTACAGGAGGATTCTTAAATCCAAGTTCGAATTATACCTATGCATGGTCATTAGCGAGTGATGCTACAAATACTGTAATCGGAACCAATAGTACCTTAACAGCAGTAGCAGGAAGTTATAAGTTAGTTGTAACTGATTCAAATGGAAACACTGCTGAATTTACAGCTACATTAACTGAAAATCCAGTATTAGCAATTTCATATAGTGCATCAGATGTAAGCAATGTTACTTGTTATAACGGTAATGATGGAAGTATAAATATAACAGTGACTGGTGGTACAGGAGCAGGAACTTATACTTATGAATGGAGTAATGGTGCTACAACTGAAGATATTAATACTTTAGTTGCGGGGGATTATGAAATAAGAGTTACGGACAATAATGGTTGTAGAACTTCTCAAACGATAACAATTACGCAGCCAGATACCTACGAAATAGTTGTGGACAAATTTGTGAGACCAACAGGATTTGGTGTTTCAAATGGTGAAATTTCATTAATAGTAAATGGAGGAACAGATCCTAAAACATATAGCTGGAAAAATGAATCAGGTACTGAATTCAGTACTTCATTAAATATTTCAGGTTTAGCAGCAGGGAAGTATTTCTTTACATCAACTGATGCAAATAATTGTGTTCTTACAGCTGAATACAACTTAGATCAACCAGATCCATTATTAATTTCAATTAAAGAAATAGGAGCTATTCAATGTAATGGGGATAGTTCTGGAATGTTAGAGTTAGAAACTTCAGGAGGTTTTGGAGGTAATGTTTACTCTTGGTTCAATGCAACTACAAATACTCAAATAGGAGGAAACTCAACTTCTATTTCGAATTTATTAGCAGGTTCGTATTACGTAAGAGTTGTTGATGCAGGTGGAAATGAAACTACAAGTACAACTTATACTATTACTCAACCAACATTGTTACAAGTATCAAGTAGTAAAACAGATTTATCTTGTTTTGAAAGTTCAAATGGAGAAATTTCATTAACAGCTACCGGAGCCACAGGTCCATATTTTTATAGGTCAAGAAAAGATGGAGGAGCCTATAGTTCTTGGATTCAATTCAATGGAAATACTACAATTTCAGGGTTAACTATAGGTACTTATGATGTTCAAATTAAAGATTCTAATGATTGCTTATTGAAGGATTCATCAGGATTTACGCAAACACTAAATTTTGTATTGACTCAACCAAACATTTTAGCAGTTACTGAGGTTATTACTAATGTTACTGGATTTGGTTTAAGTAATGGAGATGTAAATATCACAGTTACTGGAGGAACATTGCCATATAGTTTTATTTGGAAAAATGCTAGTGGAACAGTGATCGCAAATACAGAAGATGTTTCAAATCTTCCTGCGGGATCTTACAGTGTTGATATTGAAGATGCTCAAGGATGTACAATATCTGATAGTTATACTATTACTCAGCCTGATTTATTGGTAATTTCAATCAGAGAGATTGGAGCTATTCAGTGTAATGGAGATACTTCAGGTACTTTAGAATTAGAAACTACTGGAGGAATTGGAGGAAATGTATTTACTTGGTTTGATGCAAGTAGTAATACTCAAATTGGAAGTAATTCATCTACAATTACTAATTTATCTGCAGGATCATACTATGTTAGAGTAGTTGATGCCAATGGTAATCAAGCAACAAGTTCTACATATACAATAACCGAACCTACGTTGTTACAAGTATCAAGTAGTAAAACAGATTTATCATGTTTTGAAAGTGCCAATGGAGAAATTTCATTGACAGCTACGGGAGCAACAGGTCCATATTTCTATAGATATAGAAAAGATGGAGGAGCTTATGGAGCATGGAATCAATTCGCTGGTTCAACAACTTTATCAGGATTATCAATCGGTAATTATGATGTTCAGGTAAGAGATTCTAATAATTGTGTTTTACAGGAATCAGGATCAGATAAAATAATTTCATACACATTAACACAACCAGATATTTTAGCAGTTACTGAAATTATTACTAATGTTACTGGATTTGGTTTAAGTAATGGAGATTTAAATATCACTGTTACTGGAGGAACATTACCTTATAAATTTACATGGAAAGACGCTAGCGGAACAGTTATCGCAAATACAGAAGATGTTTCAAATCTTCCTGCGGGATCTTACAGTATTGATATAGAAGATGCTCAAGGATGTACAATATCTGATAGTTATACTATTACGCAGCCTGATTTATTGGTAATTTCAATCAGAGAGATTGGAGCTATTCAATGTAATGGAGATACTTCAGGTACTTTAGAATTAGAAACTACCGGTGGAATTGGAGGAAATGTATTTACTTGGTTCGATGCAAGTAGTAATACTCAAATTGGAAGTAATTCAACTACAATTACTAATTTATCTGCAGGATCATACTATGTTAGAGTAGTTGATGCTAATGGTAATCAAGCAACAAGTTCTACATATACAATAACAGAACCTTCGTTGTTACAAATATCAAGTAGTAAAACAGATTTATCATGTTTTGAAAGTGCCAATGGAGAAATTTCATTGACAGCTACTGGAGCAACAGGTCCATATTTCTATAGATATAGAAAAGATGGAGGAGCTTATGGAGCATGGAATCAATTCGCTGGTTCAACAACATTATCAGGATTATCAATCGGTAATTATGATGTTCAGGTAAGAGATTCTAATAATTGTGTTTTACAAGAATCAGGATCAGATAAAATAATTTCATACACATTAACACAACCAGATATTTTAGCGGTTACAGAGGTTATCACTAATGTTACTGGATTTGGTTTAAGTAATGGAGATGTAAATATCACAGTTACTGGAGGAACTTTACCTTATAACTTTACATGGAAAGACGCTAGCGGAACAGTTATCGCAAATACAGAGGATATTTCAAATTTAATAGCTGGTTCATATAGTTTAGAATTAATAGATGCTCAAGGATGTATTGTTAATAGAACTTATACTATTACACAACCAGACGCATTACAAGTTCAAGTAACACAGCAAAGTATTGTATTATGTAAGGATGATAATACGGCAAATATATCATCTGTAGTAACAGGTGGGGTTTTACCATATTCATATCAATGGTTCGCACAAGGAAACACTAATATTCTAGATACTTCTTCTAGTTTAAGTGGAATTGGTGTTGGTACGTATTATGTAATAGTAACTGATGCACAAAACAATGTTACACAGAGTTCGAATGTTACAGTTACAGAGCCTGAAGTGTTAGCTGTTACCTTAGATGCACAAAGTGCAGGGTGTGGAACAGATAACGATTGGACAATTACCGCGAATCCAACAGGAGGAACGCCACCATATAGTTATTTCTGGAATTCAGGTGAGAAAACTCAAACTATTCAAAACAAATCCTTAGGAACTTACTTTGTTTACATTACTGATGCTAACGGTTGTCAGATTACTGAAAACATTGTACTTGAAAATAATTCGCCGCTTAATGTTCAAGAGACAATTACAGATATTATTTGTTTTAATGAATGTACAGGTGAGATTGATTTAACTATTGAAGGAGGAGTTGCTCCTTATTCTATAGTATGGAGTTCAGGTCAAACAACAGAGAACATTTCTGGATTATGCAGTGGCGAGTACACTGTTCAAATTACGGATTTAGCTGGTTGTAGTATTGTGAAAACATATTCATTACAAAATCCTGCTGAAATTACATTTGAACTAATTCCTAATGATGTAACACTTTGTGTGGGAGAATCAATTGAGTATGACGTAACCATGAACGGAGTTGTTGATTACAGTTGGACATCTACTAATGGATTTACAAGTAACGATAGTGTTGTAGAATTATCAGAAGAAGGAGAATATACGTTAACGATAACAACCACTGAAGGATGTACAGTATCTAAATCTGTAACAATCACAAAGTCAGATGCAGTTGTCGATGCACAATTTATAGTGTCTTCTCAAGCTTTTGTTGGTGAAGAAATAGCAATTATAAATTTATCCAACCCAATTAGTTCTGAAGTAGAATGGGAAATTCCTTCGAATGTTGAAGTAATTCAGAAGGAAAAAGAAGGATTAATACTTAAGTTCAATGCTCCAGGAGACTATGTACTTTCTTTAAAATCAATTGAAGGAAATTGTACTAAGAAAGCAACTAAAACAATTACTGTTTTAAAAGAGAGATTCTTAACAGATGTAGGAGATGCTGCAACACCATTTATTAAAGAGTTCAAAGTGTATGCAAATCCAAACCAAGGACAGTTTAAAGTAGATGTTGAACTAGAGAAGGAAGCAGAAATATCGTTAAGATTATTCGGCTTAGGTGCAAATAATGTGGTAGTTGATAAAACTTTGAATGGACAGAAAGAATATACTGTAGATTATGATATGAATACATCTGCAGGAATTTATATCCTTTTATTAGAAACACCTAAAGCTAAAAGAATAAGAAAAGTAATTATTGAATAA